tccaatcctggtcctggagagtcGCCATCCTGCATAGTttagctgtttctctgcttGTCAGCTgatcttcaagttctgcagaagcttgttatTCATGCCATGATCCAagtcaggtgtgtcaaagcagagaaacatctaaaacatgcaggacagtggcccctCAGGAACCAGGTTTACAGGGAGGCTTGTGTTCTCCATTGCAGGAAACAGCCCAAAAAGGCACAACTCACACTCCTGTGCGACAGATGGCGCTATATGCGTCCGCAGCTGGCCCGCTTCCCTCCAATCCCACGAGAAGCAGGTTTGTGGGCACGACCTACTTTGCAGCTCTGCTTTCGTCTCCTCCGCGCCAACCAATCAGGAGCCTCCGCTGCGAGACACCGCCAAGATCAGATTGTGAGAGGCGCTGCTGAGAGCAACAAGGCTAACAGGGACTGAGCTGGGGACGCTAGCTGACGGGCTGCTAACTTGTGAAGCGCTGCTGGTAAGACGCCGACTCGTCGCCGGCTTGCCTGGCTGTCGCAGATGTTGGCTcatattaatgtgttttaaggGGTTTTGCGCTTCGAGTCGCAGGTGGAGCGGGGGAACAGGCTTGCTGTCCGGCGCGATGCTAACAGTGCTAAACTTTCTCGGTGACAGCTGCTGGTTAGCTCGTCAGCTAGCCACCGGGCTAACAAAGCAGGCTAACAGTTTCTCGATCGCGTCTAGTTAGCTCGTAGCTTTTGGTTACCAGCTGCTAACTAGCGAAGTGCTGCTCGTTAATATGTTTATGTTATTGTTTCGACTAGCAGGTCGCTAACTCATTGAGCAGCAGGGCTTGTTTACGATCTGGGGGCGAAAAAGACTGGATTTTGGTATATTTACACTCCCATCTTTACGTGTTTAGAGCTTTTAACCTTTTAGTACGAAAGtcataaaacagtttgagtttatttggTTAGTTGGTTAGTTCTCTAAATCAATTTTAACTACTTTAAGCTTAAATATATGTTGTAGTTGAGTACGTACTGTTAATAAATCAAACTAGGGTCTTCATATCGCAGCACATTTTGCACTAAAAGCTCAATATAATCGATTActcgtgtttgtttttgtctgcctgagAGGTGATTGCTCctcaaaagcaaaaatgaaactcttcaaaaagtaaaaatagtgACTTTTACACCTTCAATTACTTCTCCAGTTTGTATCAAACCTGCTGAATTATGTTTGCATTTTGAAATAAGCACTATATTTAATCCGGACTCAAGCCTCTGGCGAAATGAATCCTCTgtatgtacttttatttttcactgtagACTACTATGacttaattattaatttataaCCTTTTTATTAGAAGCAATGGGGCTCAAATTTGTGGCTTTTATCATActttaaaagttgcattttgaTAAATGTGTTGAATCTTCTCGCAGGTCTCCCTGTATTTACTGTGTTTTACAGGAGGCTGGTCTGATTTCCTGCATTTCTAATGCAATATTCAgaatttattctcatttttactACTTTATGTGCAGCTTGTAATATATGTTTTGACTCTGCCTTTCTTGTATGGGTAACTATTGTATGCTGCTGCGACAAAACAACTTCCCTTGAGGCTTGAGAAGAGCGTTTAATCtccattatttaatttttttgtggtttgctCTCAGTTTGAAACCAGACTCGACCAAGAGTTAAAACCTGGCACCAGTTTCTACTCAGCTATAAAAAAGAGTGGCTTTagagtgtgtgtggggtggAAATAACCCCTCTAGTCAAGTGAAAATAACTCGGATTAAAgtgtaaaacagtttaaaagtgGTTCGACTTTGGTTAGTTAGTTTCCTGTTTAGATGGGATTCagacctcctcttcctccgagCTCTAATGCCAACAACAACAGCCGTCGAGGAGACAAGAGAGTGCACTCGTAAGTGCACATAATCCCCCATTTTAACCCCTTTAAGTGTGCAAAACTTGCATTTTATCCCCCCTCTTTCCAGCGTTAGACCACGCTTTAGGAAAGGGGGGCCTCGATCTGCAGCTCGGACCCGGGAATCGCTCACATTTTCAGGCGATCGTCTCAAAGCGTGCACGGGGTAACGACTAGCGGGCTAAGGACTCGCAGCTAGCCGCGGCGCTAGCCAGCTGCAGGCAACAAAAGAGCGTCTATTTCCCCGTCAGCACATGATGTGGAGGCTGCTGCCCGGTTGTCCGCGACCCCATCGAGCCGTCCGGGTGGGGGAAACTCGGTAGCTTtcgggtggtggtggtggggaagTGTGCGTGTTTTTGGGAGAGCTGTAGCAGAAGTTGGACGCTGCCTCTCGGTACCCGGACTAGGCCCTGTGCGCACTTAGCCGAGGAAAAGTTGTGAGCATCCACTGATGCTGCGATGTGCTTTTCTTGTTTACATCTCGCACCCAGTCCCCCCGAGGACTCAATCGGGCTGAAAGTCGCCCATTTATCCACGTTTTGCgtcttggtttttgttgtgttgaagGAGACAAGAGGAGCTAACGCTGGGGATGTGGTTAGCTCCCCACAGTGTGCTCTTAGCCACCATTTGAAATGGGCCTTACTTAAGAAATAAGTCCAGAAACAGACTAAAATTAATACTAAGGGTATAAATGGGGGAAATGCTCTAACTGTGCGAAACTGAAAACTTCCTAGTCAGTTCTcatagttttccttttcttttgcaGGGGTGTGACTATTGACTGgaagaagaaaatcattttatccTGAAACTAAACTCCTTCAGGTCCTTTGGGATCATGGCTAAAGATGTAAGTAAACCCCACAAGTAGgaaatatttttgacatttatgtgCTACTTTTCAGATAAAGTACCATCATTTCCTACCCATCATATCATGTGCCTTAAAAAGCTGTATTCATCCTGTTTAaggaaaaacaagtccaaacaTTGAGATGTTATTGCGTTTACGTAAGCTCACAAGCATTTATGTTTGATTTGAACAATATGTGGCTCATGAGACTAAAAGTATAAATTGAAAACATGTTAATCATATGTCATATGTCTTGTTAGGGCAATACACGCAGACTAAAATCTATTATTCTCTTCAAAATGTGTGTGCCTTACCATCTTATTAGGCCTTTACTGGGTGACAACTTCTAAATCGTAGATATTGTAGCAAAATACAAGATAAGCACTTTTGGTAACACCTGTCTAAAGCATAGGATTGCCTTGGTTAAACCTTATCTAATGGTATCCATATATTTACTGTTGCTTTAATCTGTTTAAAGACCTCTGcttttgctttgtgtttcttctgAGGTTTTGCTTCAGTAAATTTGCAAACTCTTTAATATGTGCAGTTTAATGGTGTGATTTCTGACACAGGCTGGTCTGATTGAAACAAATGGAGAGCTGAAGGTTTTCATCGATCAGAATCTGAGCCCCAGCAAAGGTATACATTaccactttttttgtctttccagtCATACATAAAGCTcaatttattccttttattcACAAGATCTAATTGAACTGACTGGCAATCCCTTCAGGgaaagcctttttgtttgaaaGTGAACGACAGGGGGCAATCCTGTTTCAGTCCTCGTCACTGTTCTTCTCGTGTCTTCTATTAGGTGTCCTCTCCTTGGTTACTGTCCAGCCTACAGCTGCCCCCGTGGCCAAACAGCTACTACCCAAAACCCTCGGGCCGTCCAACGTGAACATTACCACACACATGCAGCATGTGCCACACATGGTGAGCGGACGGCTTTTATACCGGAGCTACAGAACATCTCTCTGgcttaaacaaaaactataatttCTTACGTTTGTGACTGTTTTTGTCTACGCTGTTTTGCTGTTGTGTAAGCCCCTCCATTATCATTGTGAGGTGACCGGGCAGAGGGTAGGTGGAGGCAGTTGATCCTAAGCTTATCAACTCTCCAGTCAGCAGGATTACACCCATCATCTCATTATGTACAAGCAATGTATATACAACGGAAATCAGCTTACATATCACCTTAGTGAAGGAATAGATCACCTGTCTTCTGCGTGCCTCATTTTATTATAAGGAACTCATTATTTAGGCAAATTCAAGCTTTGCTCAGGCTAGTCATTTCTTGccaataaaaatgtctaaaagtacTAAAAAGTCAATGAAATTTAATGTAAAAGTAGTTAgacagtttttctgctttggtttTAATTAGTTAGGATTCAAATgtttatgcaaacacacaaaaaacattaatttatgtGTTTGATACAGCTCAAACTATGATTAGGCTGAATTTGTGGCTACcacaacctcagcaaacacataaatggctacacatcaatcagttttacagatactgtaatttggtgtggtgTTGGCAAAATAATAACATCAGTATCCATCTCTCCCAATGGCTTCACCGTGGGCTCTGTGTTGATCTGACGCCAAACTATACGGGGCTACCTGGAACGTCTTGTAATGACAGCAGAGCTCAGAAGATGTACTCAGGACTGCAAAATTCCATTTTTAGTCTTATCAATCCCTCTTCTGAAATATAAGGCATTCGTTTTTGTCATTGTAGAGAAAGATATGGAGCTCATTGGatagtaaaagttaaaaataaaattcatttggAAAGGAGCTCATTTTATGGTGATTATCTCCTAATTATTGTCGATTATCGATGTCTTCAGCTTCTCTGCTCTCTTGTAGGTGATTGGAACGCCCCAGAGGCCAACAGTATCGAATACAATTTTATTAAACAGTCCGCACACACCGAGCTCGCAGTTCCTCACTCAGAGTCAGCCAGCTGACGCCTCTCCTTGGTCATCAGGGTAAGAACTCAAAATCTTGGCTTCATGAcctgtgttttagtttgtgttgaGCCTCTAATGTAGGGGTTTTTATTCAGAGTGAGAGCTTTTGCCCACAGTGTGTTTGAAAATGTAGTGATCTGTGCAGTGTTTCTGTCCACAGAAAGCGGGGTAAGAAAGGGGAGAAGAATGGAAAAGGGTTGAGGCATTTCTCCATGAAAGTGTGCGAGAAGGTGCAGAAGAAAGGAGTGACCACCTACAACGAAGTGGCAGATGAACTGGTTGCAGAATTCAGCTCCTCAGACAACCACATGTCACCTAATGACTCAGTGAGTGCTGGGACGTTTTctcttttaacaaaaacaaaaatgtgtagTTATGTTTTGCACATCGTTTCTCATTTAAGATGGTCCTTTTAATGATTTGACCCATGTGTTGTTGTCACAGCATGTGTATGACCAGAAGAACATTCGGCGGCGTGTTTACGATGCGCTGAACGTGCTCATGGCCATGAACATCAtctcaaaagagaaaaaagaaatcaaatggATTGGCTTGCCCACCAACTCAGCGCAGGAGTGCCAAAATTTAGAGGTAGAGATGCACACCGAAGGCCATTTTCACAAGCATTTGTCATAATTCAGCTAAGATATGACCCATTTTGTACCCTTTTATTTCTAActctttaatttcttcttcAGGTGGAGAGACAAAGGAGGCTGGAGAGGATCAAGCAGAAACAATCACAGCTTCAGGAGCTCATACTGCAGGTGGGACTGAGTTTAGTTCCTGTACATCTCCTCTGGTATCAAAAACAAACCCTAAAGAATGAATTATCTGCACagttgttttacagtttatatttcCTAATGTTGTCCTACAGCAAATAGCCTTTAAGAACCTTGTTCAgaggaacagacagacagagcagcaAGCAAACAGGCCTCCACCTTCCAACTCCATCATCCACCTTCCCTTCATAATCGTCAACACCAGCAAGAAGACTGTGATCGACTGCAGCATCTCCAATGACAAGTACGTGATCATTTAAGCCGTCTTGTTAACCTCTAATAACAGGGAAAACATTGCATTTAGTTGAGAAACTACAACAGTTTAAACTGAATTGGTTTTGGAAGACTGTCCATAATTTCCCTCTTTCTTGCTTggtaacataacataacattaAGGCAGAGGAGAAGTGAGTCAATCCATGATAAACTTAGCTGATAAAGAGCACCGTTATATCAATAAAGAGCATCGAGAAGTTCAGCAGTAAACATCCAATCCTGCTTTCAGTAAAGGCAGTCACTTGAACACATTACAGCGTTCCAGTTGGGGGAAAAAGCTGAGCAGTACATTAAAACACCAGGGCTCCCATCATCCCACTGTCAGGATTTAAATTTATGATACAggctgtttgagacaaagtttTTTGCTCATCTTGCCTCCCTTTTTACCTTTAACGAGGATACATCAGTTTAAAAAGACAAGCCTAACCTAACTAACTTGATTATTTGTGTTAGGATCAGTTAATGTAACGTTGTCAAATATAATAACTCCAAAGAATAATTCAACTTCTTGGTTTCAAACCTCTTTTTCTGTTCAAGCGGACAATAGATCTGAGTGTATTCTGAATTTAGAATGAGTTTTTAAGTCAAATTGTGTGTCAAAAGACACTTTTGAAGCCTTCACTAAAAGTTGAGACAAACGGGAGGAGAGTGACGAGGCTAGATGTGAATCAAACTAAAAGTGACATCCACCCATATGACCTACTTGCTAATGATCATCAGCCTGCTGTTGTTATCAGGTTTTGGTCTCAGGGTGAGTATGACAAAGACTCAAAGctgcattttcttgtttttagaaaCTTTCTTTGAAGACTCgttctaaattaaataaatgaatgttctGTACTGTCATCCTGGTTgacataaaattaaattaaagattgCAAATTGATGGAAAGGGAAATTCTCAAAgcttttcttaaagaaaatgtaaatttttatagtttttgcaacttttccacttcctgtttttcttaaaaagtagTTTGAAGTAAAGAAGACGTGCTAATTAGGTTAGATCATATTTAAGGTGGATCTTGgttttttcagtctttctgcAGTCTGTAAGTCGCCTTAGAGTTAGAATAAGAACAAGTATTTGATGTTCTGCTGTGTCTCCTGTCCCGCTCTTTGTCTGCAGGTTCGAGTATTTGTTCAACTTTGACAGCATGTTTGAGATTCACGACGACATCGAGGTGCTGAAACGAATGGGCATGGCCTGTGGTTTGGAGGTGGGGAAATGCTCTGCAGAGGACCTGAAAGTTGCACGCAGCCTGGTGCCCAAAGCTTTGGAGCCTTACGTTATAGGTAGGTGCCCCGTGTTCTTGGCTGTGGTGTCGGCCATGACCAGAGGCATGTGCGTTAAAGTTCCGTTAGCTCATCCCAGCTATACGAGAGGAAATATTTACTGCAGGTCTTGAGGAGGTGATGTCactaatgtttatttaaaatctggcATCAGGTAACTTGTaggtttacaataaaaacagtctaGAACTCTAAATTGTATCTTAATTATGATTAAAATCTTGATCATTTATTGTAGTAAGATGAGAACTGACCTGCCGCCTCATGTCTGAAGTGTTTAACTTTGTTGAAATAAAGGTTGACGTTTACAAGCCTGTTCTGCAGTAATATGCTGTcatgagggagctgggaaataATTTTTGCCATATTTTGATCAGAGCGGTTTTATCCAGTGACCAAGAACCCATCAAAGATCCTAATCTAACTTACGTTGgtgtaggttctcagtcattcacaacatggttaaataaagaataaagggCAACTGGAGCTCTTCTCTCGTCTAACTTGGGCATTAAGGGAGATGATGAACAGGTTCCTACATGACAGATTATATTGAGAAGTGAATTGGTTGTTTCTGGAGAACCAACATGATCGAAACTCAGAAATGACAAAGAATTGTCTAAAAAGTTTTGTCTCTGGGTAATCAGAAAACGTTCACTTTGAGGATTATGGTAGCATTTCACTGGTCTGTTGGAAACTAGTTTACAACTcagaattgtgagaaaatgggcAGATTTTTGCTTGAAATCTCACTGAATCCTGAGTGTTTGCAGCCAAGTGACCAGCGAGCCGCGTGGCTATTTGTGTGCATGTCTTTCAAAACAATGGGCTAGCccttgtttgttattttgttgcccatctCAGCCCACTTTGCCCCCACTGTGGCAGCTGCTCgtttgtttatgatttaatcttttggagtacacttttaaaatgaagatgagCAGATTTAATCTTGCTTTTCTATAATTTATCATCAGCGGTTTTTAGACCTTTTTGGAGGAGAGCCCCCATGCTGGTGTCAAAATGGCGCTCTCGTCCTCTTGAGACGGGTTGAGACACTCCTTTAGTCTTTTACCAGCAGCAGAAATGGAGAAGAAGATCGTTGAAGTTTCATGGATGCCTCTCTTGCCCCCACATGATCCTTTGTTTGTAGTTGGAGATATTCAAAACACACCTAATTACCTGTTTCTACCATGCAAGTTTCAACATGTGATGGTCTTAGCTTGTTCTCAGTCAGTCCTGCTGAGGAGTGATGACTTTTAGGAattgtgttttataataaatatgttCCCATTTTCCAGAGATGGCAAAAGGCCCGATCAGTAATGTGTACATCACGGGAGGATCCTCAGCCAATGGAGCCCGTTACACTGCCAGCAGGTGAGAAACTTAAACTGTGGTGTAAACAGGAAGCCGAtctttttgcatcattttgtttgtaactttgCTTCCCTGTTCCCGTGTTGCAGTGATGGCTGCACCGACGGCACCATGGCGTCGAGCTCAAACGACTCTCACTACAGCGGGTCTCGTGTGGAGACTCCAGTGTCTTACATGGGGGACGACGACGAGGACGAATACGAGGAGAACGACGATGAAGACTAACCCCGCTCCACCTCGCCACTTCAACAAGCACAGTCCTTCAAACAACAGTCACAGTGGGAAATTAGTCCCCGTTTTGTGTGTGCTTCTTGAGCCTTTTCCCTGGTTTCCTCATGCCTGTATCTCTGTCTGGCTTTCTCAGGGGTGTAGATGAATATTGAACGAACAGAGgtgggttatttttttgttttgtttttttgtctttacacCCATCTTTGTTCTGCTCCTGAATCACGTGCACCTGCACCACAACTCTGGGGGACGTTTGATCCAAGGGAACTGTAGTTTGTGGCCCTGCCAACCGAAATCTTTGTACGTCTAATCCTCTTTTGAATAAGCCATCCCACTCTTTAACACTCAGTAAAACATATTGCTGTTGGAGAATGTAAAATATATGTGTTTGAATAGTGGTTCTTTTATAGTTTGGCAGACAGACATTATGatcaaaatgttccaaaaatgTCTGCGTTGACGCGTTTAGCACAGCTCCGTGGATCCTGAATGGCTGAATACAGTTTCCGTGGTCTCCCAGGTTGGGACTCCAGCAGACTTGTCagtacagttttgttttgtgttctggGCAATGATTTCAAATAGTTTCTTATTCCCATTGTGTTGGGTTGGCTTCCTTATGTTTTGTAGGCAGCTGCTTTCTGATCttgttagttattttttttgttttgttttcttgtattcTGGAGTTGAGGAATTGTCCATCACCACCCTGTTGATGCCTTGGTAGTGTTTACAAGATAATGGCAGCAGCAAGGTAAAGACTCATAACCCAGGCTCCTTATAGGTAATTAAGCTTTGTTTGTTAATTACGTATCTAAATCCTACCACGATTGTAGCTTATAGTATCCTTTAGAGGCCAGTGGAGAAGATAGACCTTCAAAAATTATTGATGTAACAAAATGTGTGCTTGTATAGGTCTTTGTGTACTCCCTTCAAAGATCACCCTTTTAAAACCAAGACACATGTACTGACTCTTCCAAATACCTTTTCTGTAATCTAATATAAGtttgcaaattaaaatataGATTGTTTTAATAAGTTTGTATGTactttttctttgagtttctttttcctttggctgttcctttttcaggggttgccacagcgagtcctccttctaactctgttttctcttctcaatgtcctctttaactgcatccatatatctcctctgtctttttcctggcagctgcatctctaacatccttctaccaatatccccactgtccctcctctgcacatgtccaaaccgtctgtctggcctctctaactttatctcccagtccttcaacctgtgctgtatctctgatgacctcattcctaatcctgtccatccttgtccctcccaaggagaacctcaacatcttcagctctgacaccttctgttctgtctcctgtctttttgtctgtcccactgtctccaaaccgtacaacatagctgctctcaccactgtctgtaaacctttcctttgaccctTTTGTCCCAAATCACTGCTGAAACTtatctccatccactccatcctgcctggactctctctTTCACCTTTTTACCACACtctctgttttcctggacagtcgaccctcagtacttgaagtcctgcacctctgtgacctctgctccttgtagcctcactctTCCACCTGCCTGCCAAAAAATGGAAGAACATTGGAGGTTCTTGTATTTATAAAAAGTACTGGTTTGAGGAGGTGTCTTTTTGCTGGAGGGCAACTGAGGAAACGGCTATAGAAAATCAATATGTGTGAGCACtattgatttacatttttacctttttgtttgtttattttcccatttCACTTGTCAGGAGATAATTTGAAAATAGACATTGATTCGTATAGGGTGACTTTAAGAAAACAATCCCTGTCACATCCATAAAATATGACTCCAGTTGCAAGTCTGTCATTAAGAACCTGTCTGGTCCCAGGTGAAGTACAAACTGTGAAGGCTGTGTTGgaaatttcctctttttctaTGGCAGCAAAACATGTTCAGGCCTGTCGTTTAAACATCTTAAAGACTGCTTCATGTACAGTTGGAGAACCTTCACACACTcatctcaggtttttttttttttaggctttagTAGGGGaataaaatcatgtttaaatCCTTCATAAGCAAGGCagtgggagatatgcattcgTGAAGGTTTCACATTAtctgaaaacatctttaacCATGAATGAGGCTGTTCTTGGTTGTTGCCAAACTAaaatcttcctgtttttgtagaAATTGTGGTTATCAGGCCAACCTGCGGTTTAAACAGAAGCTTAGACCGTTCTAAAACAATCAAGGAAAtctactgtgttttatttatttagactgTTTGACCAGGGACGTCTGAGGTAAATCTCTTTTTCCAGAGGGTTCTGGTCAAGATGgtgacttaaattaaaaatgcaggCAAAAGTGCATTTGTAAATGTTAatccaaaatgaaacaaatgttaagACCAGAAAGGATATATAAAGCCTTACCAGCTAACAGCACATTTCACTACCAGTAAACAACTATAACGGGTTCATGTTTCTCCTTAAAAGATCATTAAAAGAATATAAATGAAGGGAAGTGTTTGGATTCTGATGGCACCTTTAAATTTATTCCAAagatatgtaaaataaaagaaaagctctgAACACATCCAAAGGATATTTAACAGATGTTTTGCAGTAGATCTTGTATTATAACTGCATGTGATCCAACAAAAAAGTAGACATGCACTATATTGCTATGTTAAGTATTgcctcacccatccaaatcattgaattcaggtgttccagtcacttccatggccacaggtgtataaaatcaagcacctaggcatgcagactgcttctacaaacatttgtgaaagaatggctCGCTGTCAGGCGCTCAGGGAATTCCAGCATggtactgtgataggatgcaatctgtgcaataagtccagtcatgaaatttcctctctactaaatattccacagtcagctgttagtggtgttATATGGAAGTGACTGGGAATGACagcatgtaaaaccacagagcagGCTCAgggatgctgaggctcatagagcacagaggtcagcaacgttctgcagagtcaacagctacagacctccaaacttcatgtggccttcagatcagctcaggaacagagagcttcatggagtGGGTTTCCACGaccgagcagctgcatccaagccttccatcaccaagagcAAAGCCtcagatgcagtggagtaaagcacgccgccactggactctagaggaGTGGAgatgttctctggagtgatgaaTCACGCTTCTCTGTTTGGCAGTCAGATGAACGAATCCGGGTTTGGTGGTTCCCAGGAGAacagttcttgtctgactgcattgtgccgagtgtaaagtttggtggagggaggatcatggtgtggggttgtttttcaggatttGGGCTCAGCTGCTTTGTTCCAGTGAAATGAACTCTTGATGCTTCAGCAGACcaaaacattttggacaatttcctgCTTCCAGCTCTGTAGGAATAGTTTGGGGACGACCCCTTCCTGTTCCatcatgactgagcaccagggGGTTGTGCTTATTGACTGGTGTCTAGATTTTTGAGGTGACACTGAGATTTATTAGATAGTTTCTAAACCAGTTATGAACCATTTTACCAAATCTTATACGTATACTACATCTTTTCAATTTACGATCCACAGTTTTACAGTATATGCTCGAGACAAATCAACAAATAGAAGCTTTTAAAGGATTTGATACTAATTAAGTCCTCCCAACAGTCAAGTTTAAAATCAGTAGACAATCATACAAAACTTATCTCAGTGTTTTCTTTGAACtgtggtgtttattattttagtttgtagaTTAGGAGCTTTttcatgatatatatatatatatatatatataaaaatttgtacacttttgtttagttaaacTGCTGGATGACTTGGTCGTAACCCTCCAGGATATGAAACTGGAGCTGCACTGCTCGCACACTTTGTCTGGGGCATCTGGGTGTTAATGGATTACTGAAAGGTGTtgactcaggtgtgtgtgagggtgttaCGATCCTCATAGTGTGCTGCAGTCTGGTTCCGACACCAGTTTTAAGTTCCAGTTTGTCCTCCATGCTCTCCTGATCTTTTTCACCCTGCCTGTCATTTCGCAGCATTCATCGTCCTCGGCTGTTCTTCCTTTGCGA
This genomic stretch from Kryptolebias marmoratus isolate JLee-2015 linkage group LG6, ASM164957v2, whole genome shotgun sequence harbors:
- the tfdp1a gene encoding transcription factor Dp-1a; translation: MAKDAGLIETNGELKVFIDQNLSPSKGVLSLVTVQPTAAPVAKQLLPKTLGPSNVNITTHMQHVPHMVIGTPQRPTVSNTILLNSPHTPSSQFLTQSQPADASPWSSGKRGKKGEKNGKGLRHFSMKVCEKVQKKGVTTYNEVADELVAEFSSSDNHMSPNDSHVYDQKNIRRRVYDALNVLMAMNIISKEKKEIKWIGLPTNSAQECQNLEVERQRRLERIKQKQSQLQELILQQIAFKNLVQRNRQTEQQANRPPPSNSIIHLPFIIVNTSKKTVIDCSISNDKFEYLFNFDSMFEIHDDIEVLKRMGMACGLEVGKCSAEDLKVARSLVPKALEPYVIEMAKGPISNVYITGGSSANGARYTASSDGCTDGTMASSSNDSHYSGSRVETPVSYMGDDDEDEYEENDDED